CAGCCTCTAAAAATTCAAGAATAGCAACATTGGTGAGCACCTTCGGGTGCTGTAGAGTCTGTTCAGCTTCTCTACTGCCTGACTGGAGATGGGGACAGTTTGGTCCAGGACAAACTCATGCAGCAACAGAACAAACCTACTAAAATTTTCTTAGCATAAGTAACAGCAAAAATCTAAATAACAACCTGTTATTAGTAGTGTCTGGACTGCAACCTATGgttttagaaaatatattaagtCCCACACCcctgaagaaattaaatataatatGCATTCTGTAGGGTGAACAACTTAAGATAGCTATTTTGAGTAACTGGATATGAAGTCAAAGACTGAATGGAATTTTAGGAATAACTGTGAAACCTCAGGTATTTGAATAGTATCTCTTGATGATGTATCTCACAATATTGAGATGTGCTTAGTGTGGGAGATGGAGAGTCTTCACCACTGTATTAGCCTGATGAAAGTGAATGTAATTTATAAAGAAGGTCCTGAAGCAGCCTTCTGTATTGCTTTATAAAAAGCATAACACAAAAAGCACTGTAGCATTTTAGATTTCCactgttggggatttttttttctagtaggTGGAAGGATGGCTTGGAAATGGAGGTATTCCAACAAGGAAGAGATGGAGGATCAGAACAGGCACCAGCCAGGGCTCACCGGGCTGCAGAACCTGAAGAACACGTGCTACATGAACGCGGTGCTGCAGTGCCTCTGCAGCCTGCCCCAGCTCGTGGACTTTTTCCTCTCAGGGCACTGGAACACGGCCCTGCGCGTGTGAGTTTGCTCTTTGCCTCGGCACTGCCATTTTCCTTCCAGAGGATACACATTGCCACAAGAATGTGTTAGGCAGCACCTCCCAGCTTCCCCCCGGGGAAGTTACAGTCACATGGGCCACAAGCTGGTTTCGCTGTGCTTTGAGACCCCAGGGGGTTGTTTATTTGCTGGGTACTTTCAACATTATACTTTGTCATTGTGATGGTAATACTTATGGTCCCTGCTGCCTTGATGATGATTCCTGCTGCTTTCTAGGATCCTCAGTCTCTCACACCCAATGACAGGCTGTCACAACTGTGCTGTACCTGTATGTTTTTCAAGTTTCTCTATTGTGCTCTCATTTGAAGGCAGAGACACCATTTTTTTTGTACTTTACCTgaaacttctcttttttccaaGGGAAATTGGTGAGTGTGCAACTGCCTTTGGGTGCTTGATGTCCGATATGTGGCTTGGCAATTATGACTATGTCTCCCCTGAGGCTTTTCATTCGGTCTTTGGGAAGCGGTACCCAGCTTTCAGCAGGAGGACTCCGCACGATGCGCAGGAgtttctgctctgtgtgctggaggAGCTCCACGAGGCTTTCAAGGAGGTaagagcccagctgtgccattgTGGGGACTGAAGCATTTCCCTCTGCATTTCAGGATTTAGCACTACATGTAGTAATTGCCCATCCTTCTCTTCTGAACTCCATGATGGGACTTCTAATAGTTGCTCTTTTCTATCTTTGTTTCAGGGTCATTTACACacaattattaatttttcttgtctAATGCTGCATCAAATTGCAGCCCCAGTTTAAGTGTAAATGCTGTCTGTAGCTTCATTGTCCTAAGCTCTCCCTCTCTTTGCTCCTTCCACTAATGTTCTTCTACTTTCTCACCTGCCTGAAATCTTCATGTCGGCCATGCCCCgcatctttcttctcttcagagTCACTGATAAAGAGCTTTTCAAGCAGTTAAATCCTGTCAAATGCCCAGATTgttctatttttctctctgagaaATTAAGCTTACTCTGCATATATAAAACATCAAGAAAAGTATTTTAGAGTCAAATTCTATGGTAAGACTAACCACTGACCTACCTAGGTAGTGGCAGCACCCATTAAAACCCAGTGAAGGCACTCAGTTGCTTATctacattttcttaatttttctttcttctgtataGTCAAGCCGACACAGGGCCAGTGCAGAAGCAAGCAGAGGgagtggcagcagcacatctATTATAAAACAGTTATTTGAGGGACAGCTCAGTCATCGTATCACATGTCTGAAATGCAAGACCATCACGAACAGACCTGAGAGCTTCAccatcctttccctgcccatcccttcTGGCACAGTGTGCTCTCTGGAGGTATGACTGCCAATACATTCCTGCTGATTTCTGCTTCATGTGGGAGGAGGTGGGTTAAACTATTAAGTGTTACTAAAAGGATGCAGGTTTCTAGTTACTTTGGTTTTCTGGGTGTTAATGGATAGTCTTGCATCTGGTCCTTAGAGAAGTGGTGTTTCTTCGCTGGTCTCAGGACCAGAGGCTGGTAGGGTTACAGGAGCAATGCTAACAAGTTGCCAGGGGATGAGGGATATCAAGATCATTCAATAGAAACTATGAAGGTTAGTGAGGTTAGTATTTCCTCACTTGGGCAGAAAAAAGGAAGCCAGTTTGCTGCTTTGCCTTGGAAGTGCATTTGTAATGTCAGCCTTGCCACATCATACTTCAGTTAGGAAGAGAGCTCTGAAGTATGGCAAATGCATCTCTTACTTTGCTTGCTTAGATCTCCCTCCAC
The nucleotide sequence above comes from Pithys albifrons albifrons isolate INPA30051 chromosome 13, PitAlb_v1, whole genome shotgun sequence. Encoded proteins:
- the USP50 gene encoding ubiquitin carboxyl-terminal hydrolase 50, with translation MAWKWRYSNKEEMEDQNRHQPGLTGLQNLKNTCYMNAVLQCLCSLPQLVDFFLSGHWNTALRVEIGECATAFGCLMSDMWLGNYDYVSPEAFHSVFGKRYPAFSRRTPHDAQEFLLCVLEELHEAFKESSRHRASAEASRGSGSSTSIIKQLFEGQLSHRITCLKCKTITNRPESFTILSLPIPSGTVCSLEDCLECFFQPDTLTWNNQIHCCWCGTNQDATVKATITRAPQIIIFHLKRFAWQDKHRRKLSTPVCYPFNNLDLSPYSSTFLYNNEVYSLCAVVNHAGDIDYGHYTAFCKHSATKHWYSFDDVQVTRIPDAAVQTDTAYLLFYTRQGF